A single region of the Lotus japonicus ecotype B-129 chromosome 4, LjGifu_v1.2 genome encodes:
- the LOC130716144 gene encoding probable WRKY transcription factor 57, translating to MSTTSPAIINHSLCEDQNEIMPAQMGFVPFPITNMSFPPLDCNQSLKAFSSIASSLASEGDSTSNLTVETLLATTALKSRSEHQYLTSSFGGPQFLSLHRSSVNPWALGEVTNDCFSNKRSGVDDHHLRISAMKMKKIKGRRKVREPRFCFKTLSEVDVLDDGYKWRKYGQKVVKNTQHPRSYYRCTQDNCRVKKRVERLAEDPRMVITTYEGRHAHSPSNDLEDSQSPSEFTNFLW from the exons ATGTCAACAACTTCCCCAGCTATTATTAACCACAGCTTATGCGAGGACCAGAATGAGATAATGCCTGCACAAATGGGTTTTGTTCCTTTCCCAATAACAAACATGTCCTTCCCTCCTTTGGATTGCAATCAATCTTTGAAGGCCTTCAGTTCCATAGCTTCTTCACTTGCATCTGAAGGAGACTCTACATCAAATCTAACAGTAGAAACCCTACTTGCAACCACTGCTCTAAAATCAAGATCAGAACATCAATACCTCACTTCTAGCTTTGGAGGACCTCAATTCCTATCCTTGCACAGATCAAGTGTGAATCCATG GGCATTGGGAGAAGTAACTAATGATTGCTTCAGCAATAAAAGAAGTGGAGTAGATGATCATCATCTAAGGATTTCTgccatgaagatgaagaaaatcaAGGGAAGAAGGAAAGTGAGAGAGCCTAGGTTTTGCTTCAAGACCTTGAGCGAGGTGGATGTGTTGGATGATGGCTACAAGTGGAGGAAGTATGGACAGAAAGTGGTGAAGAACACACAACACCCCAG GAGCTACTACCGTTGCACACAAGACAATTGTCGTGTAAAAAAACGTGTAGAGCGCTTAGCAGAGGATCCAAGGATGGTGATAACAACATATGAAGGGAGACACGCACATTCTCCATCAAATGATCTTGAAGACTCTCAATCTCCATCTGAATTTACCAATTTCTTATGGTAG
- the LOC130711130 gene encoding neutral/alkaline invertase 3, chloroplastic-like: MSLGTSKAVFQVLSGVVPQIGYNEPFVISSQFRVKCVKKRSSRHRYLIEGASVLQCQLGTRQLQWMGVGISGYKTCSRPCLQIRNCQQAESASGISAGDGNGSRFVNDVETSNLVSNVMGARSMLDVQPLKKEREGLTSNVTNGTIPDAFDSVSLDSIEEEAWDLLRESVVHYCGNPIGTIAAKDPTSSNVLNYDQVFIRDFIPSGIAFLLKGEYDIVRNFILHTLQLQSWEKTMDCHSPGQGLMPASFKVRTVPLDGDDSATEEVLDPDFGEAAIGRVAPVDSGLWWIILLRAYGKCSGDLSVQERVDVQTGIKMILKLCLADGFDMFPTLLVTDGSCMIDRRMGIHGHPLEIQALFYSALLCAREMLTPEDGSADLIRALNNRLIALSFHIREYYWIDLKKLNEIYRYKTEEYSYDAVNKFNIYPDQIPPWLVEWIPNRGGYLIGNLQPAHMDFRFFSLGNLWSVANSLATEEQSHAILDLIEAKWSDLVTEMPFKICYPALEGQEWQIITGSDPKNTPWSYHNAGSWPTLLWQLTVACIKMNRPHIAEKAVEIAERRISRDRWPEYYDTKRSRIIGKQSRLFQTWSIAGFLVAKLLLADPSKASILITEEDSELVNALISANPRGKRGRKNLKSYIV; encoded by the exons ATGTCACTGGGTACCTCCAAAGCAGTTTTTCAGGTTTTGTCTGGGGTGGTGCCTCAAATTGGGTATAATGAGCCTTTTGTGATCTCTTCCCAGTTTCGAGTAAAATGTGTGAAGAAAAGATCCTCTAGGCATAGGTATTTAATTGAGGGTGCTAGCGTGCTTCAATGTCAGTTGGGAACTCGTCAGCTTCAGTGGATGGGTGTCGGTATCTCTGGATATAAAACGTGTAGTCGTCCGTGCTTGCAGATACGCAACTGCCAACAGGCGGAAAGTGCGAGTGGTATAAGTGCAGGGGATGGAAATGGATCAAGGTTTGTGAATGATGTTGAAACATCAAATTTGGTAAGCAATGTGATGGGTGCAAGGAGTATGCTAGATGTTCAACCGTTGAAAAAGGAAAGGGAGGGTTTGACATCTAATGTCACAAATGGAACTATCCCTGATGCCTTTGACTCAGTTAGCCTCGACTCTATTGAGGAAGAAGCATGGGACCTACTAAGGGAGTCTGTAGTCCATTACTGTGGGAATCCTATAGGAACTATTGCTGCAAAGGACCCAACAAGTTCCAATGTTTTGAATTATGACCAGGTCTTTATTCGTGATTTCATTCCTTCTGGAATTGCTTTCCTATTGAAAGGAGAGTATGATATTGTTCGGAATTTCATCCTCCATACACTTCAGTTGCAG AGCTGGGAGAAAACTATGGATTGTCACAGTCCAGGACAAGGTTTGATGCCTGCTAGTTTTAAGGTTCGAACAGTTCCTCTGGATGGAGATGACTCTGCAACAGAAGAGGTTTTGGACCCCGACTTTGGAGAGGCAGCCATTGGTCGTGTTGCTCCAGTTGATTCTG GACTCTGGTGGATTATTTTATTACGAGCGTATGGAAAATGCTCTGGTGATCTATCTGTTCAAGAGAGAGTTGATGTGCAAACAGGgattaaaatgattttgaaGTTGTGTCTTGCTGATGGTTTTGACATGTTCCCAACATTATTAGTAACTGATGGTTCTTGCATGATAGATCGAAGGATGGGAATTCATGGGCATCCTTTGGAGATTCAG GCACTATTTTATTCTGCCTTACTTTGTGCACGTGAAATGCTAACTCCTGAGGATGGATCGGCTGATCTTATACGAGCCCTGAACAATCGTCTAATAGCTCTTTCATTTCACATTAGAGAATATTATTGGATTGATTTGAAAAAGTTAAACGAGATCTACCGATACAAGACAGAGGAGTACTCATATGATGCTGTTAATAAGTTCAATATATACCCGGATCAGATTCCTCCTTGGTTAGTGGAATGGATACCGAACAGAGGAGGCTATTTAATTGGTAACTTGCAACCAGCTCACATGGATTTCCGATTTTTTTCACTGGGAAACTTGTGGTCTGTGGCAAATAGTTTGGCCACAGAGGAACAATCACATGCCATATTGGATCTTATTGAGGCCAAATGGTCAGATTTGGTAACAGAGATGCCATTTAAGATTTGTTATCCTGCTCTTGAAGGTCAGGAGTGGCAGATAATCACCGGCAGCGATCCCAAGAACAC TCCTTGGTCCTACCATAATGCAGGCTCCTGGCCAACACTGCTCTGGCAG CTCACAGTTGCATGCATAAAGATGAATAGACCACACATTGCGGAAAAAGCTGTTGAAATTGCTGAGAGACGCATATCAAGAGACAGGTGGCCGGAGTATTATGACACAAAGAGATCTCGAATCATTGGAAAGCAATCTAGATTATTTCAGACTTGGTCAATTGCAGGGTTCCTTGTGGCGAAGCTGCTGCTTGCAGACCCAAGTAAAGCAAGCATCCTGATAACTGAAGAGGATTCTGAACTTGTGAATGCCTTGATAAGTGCCAACCCTAGAGGAAAGCGTGGGCGAAAAAATTTGAAGAGCTACATTGTTTGA